From Pseudanabaena sp. PCC 6802, one genomic window encodes:
- the ltrA gene encoding group II intron reverse transcriptase/maturase, which translates to MNPTGGDDGWRADIKPALDNLMARILERNNVQQAWGRVKSNQGAAGIDGMTIGDFLDYAREHWTEIRASLKDGTYQPQPVRQVVIPKPRGGERKLGIPCVIDRVIQQAILQVLSPMFEPGFSDSSYGSRPKRSAHGAIRQVKSAIKAGYQVAVDIDLEKFFDNVDHDMLMSRIARKVTDKVLLGLIGRYLRAGVMVGHTFAATDWGTPQGSPLSPLLANILLDDLDKELEARGHRFARYMDDLVILVKSRRAGQRVLANISRYLSQKLKLKVNRQKSRVVRTDKLEFLGFTFRGIRIWWSDQAYRDFIHRLRGLTSRSWGVSMEYRMERLNRYLRGWMNYYGISQHYSPIEQLDGWLRRRIRMCYGQQWRRPRTRIRHLLALGTSKRQAILTGISRKGYWRLSKTLATHTGMTNQWLQQQGWLSVRELWMKVQGYA; encoded by the coding sequence ATGAACCCGACCGGGGGAGATGACGGATGGCGTGCTGACATAAAGCCAGCCTTAGACAACCTGATGGCGCGAATATTAGAGCGCAACAATGTGCAACAGGCATGGGGAAGGGTGAAATCGAACCAAGGAGCAGCCGGAATCGACGGTATGACTATAGGAGATTTCCTCGACTATGCAAGGGAGCATTGGACAGAGATTCGCGCTTCCCTGAAGGATGGTACGTATCAACCGCAGCCAGTGCGACAGGTAGTAATACCAAAGCCAAGAGGCGGCGAGAGAAAGCTAGGAATACCTTGTGTCATAGACCGGGTAATCCAGCAAGCCATTCTACAAGTGTTATCGCCAATGTTTGAGCCAGGATTTTCGGACTCAAGCTATGGCAGTCGACCCAAGCGATCTGCCCACGGAGCAATTCGGCAGGTAAAGTCCGCCATCAAAGCAGGGTATCAAGTTGCGGTAGACATTGATTTGGAGAAATTCTTTGACAATGTAGACCACGACATGCTGATGTCCCGCATTGCTCGGAAAGTAACCGATAAGGTACTTCTGGGTTTAATCGGACGGTATCTGCGAGCGGGAGTTATGGTCGGTCACACTTTCGCGGCAACGGATTGGGGCACTCCACAAGGGTCGCCACTGTCACCGTTGCTCGCCAACATCTTGTTGGATGACCTCGACAAAGAGTTAGAGGCAAGAGGACATCGCTTTGCTCGCTATATGGATGACTTGGTAATTCTGGTCAAAAGTAGACGGGCAGGGCAGAGGGTGTTGGCTAATATCAGCCGATACCTGAGCCAAAAGCTGAAGCTCAAAGTAAATCGGCAGAAAAGTCGTGTGGTCAGGACTGACAAATTAGAATTTCTGGGATTTACGTTCCGAGGAATTCGGATTTGGTGGTCAGACCAAGCCTATCGGGATTTCATACATCGACTGCGGGGCTTAACGTCACGTAGTTGGGGTGTTTCAATGGAGTACCGCATGGAACGATTGAACCGATACTTACGGGGCTGGATGAACTACTACGGCATTTCCCAGCATTACAGTCCAATTGAGCAGTTGGATGGTTGGTTGCGGCGACGGATTCGCATGTGTTACGGTCAACAGTGGCGCAGACCTCGCACTCGTATTCGCCATTTGCTTGCTCTCGGAACCAGTAAGCGACAGGCGATTTTGACCGGCATTAGTCGCAAAGGCTATTGGCGGTTGTCAAAGACTCTGGCAACCCATACGGGAATGACGAATCAGTGGTTACAGCAACAGGGTTGGCTTTCAGTGCGAGAACTTTGGATGAAAGTCCAGGGTTATGCCTGA
- a CDS encoding aspartyl protease family protein has protein sequence MLNGQKFPYKIIDTSPGMVDRMPYVPITLSLNGRSLNAEGLLDTGASVNVLPYELGLQLGFLWESENLSVILAGNLARFEARAVVVEAQITPFPRVNLAFAWTQAPNAPLILRQANFLFEFDACFSRSQSEFEVRPRVVE, from the coding sequence ATGCTTAACGGCCAAAAATTTCCCTACAAAATTATTGACACCAGTCCTGGCATGGTTGACCGAATGCCATATGTGCCTATAACGCTGAGTCTCAACGGGCGATCCTTAAACGCCGAAGGTTTACTAGATACGGGCGCAAGTGTTAATGTTTTGCCCTACGAATTGGGTCTACAACTGGGCTTCCTCTGGGAGAGTGAAAATCTTTCGGTTATCTTGGCTGGGAATTTAGCGCGTTTTGAAGCTCGTGCAGTCGTTGTTGAGGCTCAAATCACCCCATTTCCGAGGGTTAATCTGGCATTTGCCTGGACTCAAGCCCCCAATGCACCTTTAATATTAAGACAGGCTAATTTCCTTTTTGAGTTTGATGCTTGTTTTTCTCGCTCACAGTCTGAATTTGAAGTCCGACCAAGGGTGGTTGAATGA
- a CDS encoding site-specific integrase: MQENSSTVFAMTEVQPPRLLDQVRQVIRLKHMSIKTEDSYVYYIRDFILYHNKKHPRDMGAPEIRAYLSHLAIAKNAAASTQNVARNALDLLQIRLRLSCQRTPR; the protein is encoded by the coding sequence ATGCAAGAAAATTCTTCTACTGTATTTGCCATGACAGAAGTGCAGCCGCCTCGCTTACTTGACCAGGTGCGTCAAGTTATTCGCCTCAAACATATGAGCATAAAAACCGAAGATTCCTACGTCTACTACATTCGAGACTTTATCCTCTATCACAACAAGAAGCATCCTAGAGACATGGGAGCACCTGAAATCCGGGCATACCTTTCGCATTTGGCGATCGCAAAAAATGCGGCAGCTTCAACCCAAAATGTCGCACGCAATGCACTAGACCTCTTGCAGATTAGGTTGAGGTTGAGTTGCCAAAGAACCCCAAGATAG
- a CDS encoding IS5 family transposase (programmed frameshift) gives MNYIIAQTLPAAHFKRRFGIETNTFKAIVKVLKPEWRATPTPGAKPKLGLEDRILVAFEYWREYRTYFHIATSWGISESTVCRIVHWVEETLIRSRRFRLPGKRQLVRGFGIPTVANVDVTETRIERPKRHQRAFYSGKQKGHTLKCQLIIDALTGQIICTFFGKGRRHDFKLFKASGIHFHPQTESLQDKGYQGIQKLHLYCRLPHKKPKGGQLTPEQKAFNRQLARQRVGIEHVNRRLKIFRILSGRYRNRRHRFGLRCNLIAGLYNFERSQGSSVG, from the exons ATGAACTATATAATAGCGCAAACCCTACCTGCTGCACACTTTAAGCGTCGATTTGGTATCGAGACTAATACGTTCAAAGCAATTGTGAAAGTGCTTAAACCAGAGTGGCGAGCAACGCCAACACCTGGAGCCAAGCCTAAACTCGGACTAGAAGACCGCATATTGGTTGCCTTCGAGTATTGGCGGGAATATCGCACCTACTTTCACATCGCCACTAGTTGGGGCATCAGCGAGTCTACAGTTTGTCGAATAGTGCATTGGGTAGAGGAGACTTTAATCCGCTCACGTCGCTTTCGACTACCTGGGAAGCGCCAGTTGGTGCGGGGCTTTGGGATACCTACAGTCGCGA ACGTTGATGTGACTGAAACTCGCATTGAGCGTCCTAAGCGGCACCAACGTGCCTTTTATAGCGGCAAACAGAAAGGGCACACGCTCAAATGTCAACTCATAATTGACGCTCTTACTGGGCAGATTATCTGTACGTTTTTCGGCAAGGGGCGACGGCATGATTTCAAGCTGTTCAAAGCTTCTGGCATCCATTTCCATCCTCAAACCGAGAGTTTGCAGGACAAGGGTTATCAAGGCATCCAGAAACTGCATCTCTACTGCCGCTTACCCCACAAGAAACCGAAAGGTGGTCAGCTTACGCCTGAGCAGAAAGCGTTCAACCGCCAACTTGCGCGCCAACGGGTTGGCATTGAGCATGTTAATCGCCGCTTGAAGATCTTCCGCATCTTATCTGGACGCTATCGCAATCGTCGTCACCGCTTTGGTTTGCGTTGCAATCTAATTGCTGGTCTCTACAATTTTGAACGCTCTCAAGGCTCCTCAGTTGGCTAA
- a CDS encoding rhomboid family intramembrane serine protease — translation MIPLYDDNPTRRQALVVYALIAVNVLVFLHQISLSNPQLVQFLRAWAVIPREFFAFTNREVITLLSSQFLHGSWLHLIGNMWFLWIFGNNVEDRLGSVKFLIFYLICGAIAAITQSMFSPSSGIPLIGASGAIAGVMGAYIVRFPRAEIVTLVPIFIILTTIRIPALFFLGIWLVGQTVYAAMSNPGQPGVAYLAHISGFVAGIILFKLFEDDREI, via the coding sequence ATGATCCCTCTTTATGATGACAACCCTACGCGGCGGCAGGCTCTGGTTGTCTATGCGCTGATTGCCGTTAACGTTCTGGTTTTTCTGCATCAAATTAGTTTGAGCAACCCCCAACTCGTTCAATTTTTGCGCGCTTGGGCAGTTATTCCCCGCGAATTTTTTGCCTTTACAAACCGCGAGGTCATTACTTTACTAAGCTCGCAGTTTCTACACGGTAGTTGGTTGCACTTGATTGGCAATATGTGGTTTTTGTGGATTTTTGGCAATAACGTTGAGGATCGTTTGGGTAGCGTGAAATTTTTAATTTTTTACCTGATTTGCGGCGCGATCGCTGCCATCACCCAATCCATGTTTTCACCTAGCTCTGGCATCCCGTTAATTGGGGCTAGCGGTGCGATCGCAGGTGTGATGGGTGCCTATATCGTCCGCTTTCCCCGCGCCGAGATTGTGACCCTGGTGCCGATCTTCATCATCCTGACCACGATCAGGATACCAGCGTTATTTTTCCTGGGCATCTGGTTAGTGGGGCAAACAGTTTATGCGGCGATGTCCAACCCAGGTCAACCGGGGGTAGCCTACCTCGCCCACATCAGCGGCTTTGTCGCAGGCATAATTTTATTCAAGCTTTTCGAGGACGATCGTGAAATCTAA
- the secA gene encoding preprotein translocase subunit SecA, which translates to MLNLQSLIGDPNKRKLDKFRPDLALINSLEADIKALSDEELRGKTNEFKQRLVQGESLDDILPEAFAVVREAATRVLGLRHYDVQMLGGMTLHKGEIAEMKTGEGKTLVATLPSYLNALTGKGVHIVTVNDYLARRDAEWMGQVHRFLGLSVGLIQQAMEPMERQRNYACDITYATNSELGFDYLRDNMATTMEDVVQRPFNFCVIDEVDSVLIDEARTPLIISGQVERPTEKYMGAAEIAKQLEKETHYEVDEKQRNVILNDDGFEAAEKLLGVQDLFDRDNPWAHYVFNAIKAKELFLKDVNYIVRGDEVIIVDEFTGRVMPGRRWSDGLHQAIEAKEGVPIENETQTLASITYQNFFLLYPKLGGMTGTAKTEEAEFGKIYNLEVTTMPTNRKSGRVDLSDVVYKTEDGKWRSVALECQEMHELGRPVLVGTTSVEKSELLSRLLTELKIPHNLLNAKPENVERESEIVAQAGRKGAVTIATNMAGRGTDIILGGNADYMARLKVREFFMPQIVRPDDDEDMGAGQLLFPNRPTAGQGFDPNGAGGKKRKTWKASDSLFPCQISNDAKALLKEAVDYAVKTLGAQSLTELEADDMLAVAVEKAPTDDVVIQKLRAAATQIKHEYESLTSKEHEEVVSLGGLHVIGTERHESRRIDNQLRGRCGRQGDPGSTRFFLSLEDNLMRIFAGDRVAALMDAFKVEEDMPISSGLLTRSLEGAQKKVETYYYDIRKQVFEYDEVMNNQRRAIYAERFRVLEGQDLRDRVIEYAERTMDDIVNAYVNPDLPPEEWDLTSMVNKVKEFVNLLQDLEPAHLDDMFMPEMQAFLREEVRRAYEIKEAQVDSLSPGLMRQAERFFILQQIDTLWREHLQAMESLRESVGLRGYGQKDPLIEYKSEGYELFLGMMTDIRRNVVYSLFEFNPQPQPQTTQIEAEFV; encoded by the coding sequence ATGTTAAACCTTCAGTCTTTGATCGGCGATCCCAATAAGCGCAAGCTGGATAAGTTTCGTCCCGATTTAGCTTTGATCAATTCCCTAGAAGCAGACATTAAAGCTTTAAGCGATGAAGAACTACGTGGTAAAACTAATGAATTTAAGCAGCGTCTGGTGCAAGGTGAAAGCCTGGACGATATTTTACCCGAAGCATTTGCCGTAGTCAGAGAGGCGGCTACGCGGGTATTGGGGCTGCGCCACTACGACGTGCAAATGTTGGGCGGCATGACCCTGCATAAGGGCGAAATCGCGGAAATGAAAACTGGGGAAGGTAAGACCCTGGTTGCCACGCTACCCAGTTATCTTAACGCGCTGACAGGCAAAGGCGTGCACATCGTCACAGTTAACGACTACCTGGCGCGGCGCGACGCGGAATGGATGGGGCAGGTACACCGCTTTCTCGGCTTAAGCGTCGGGCTAATTCAGCAAGCCATGGAACCCATGGAACGGCAGCGCAACTATGCCTGCGATATTACCTACGCCACTAACAGCGAATTGGGCTTCGACTACCTGCGCGATAACATGGCAACCACAATGGAAGATGTGGTGCAGCGCCCGTTTAACTTTTGCGTCATTGACGAGGTTGACTCCGTCCTGATCGACGAAGCGCGAACGCCTTTAATTATTTCCGGTCAGGTCGAGCGCCCCACGGAAAAATATATGGGTGCGGCGGAGATCGCCAAACAGCTAGAGAAAGAAACGCACTACGAAGTTGACGAAAAACAACGCAACGTCATTCTCAACGATGATGGCTTTGAAGCAGCCGAAAAGCTGCTCGGCGTTCAAGATTTATTCGATCGCGACAATCCCTGGGCGCACTATGTCTTTAATGCAATTAAGGCAAAAGAACTCTTCCTCAAAGACGTGAACTATATCGTGCGCGGCGATGAAGTAATCATCGTCGATGAGTTTACGGGGCGGGTGATGCCCGGTCGTCGTTGGAGCGACGGTTTGCACCAGGCGATCGAGGCAAAAGAGGGAGTTCCAATTGAGAATGAGACCCAAACCCTGGCTTCGATTACTTACCAAAACTTCTTCCTGCTCTATCCTAAACTTGGCGGCATGACCGGAACGGCCAAGACCGAAGAAGCGGAATTCGGCAAGATTTACAATCTGGAAGTCACGACCATGCCCACCAACCGCAAGAGCGGTCGGGTTGACCTGTCAGACGTAGTTTACAAAACCGAGGATGGTAAATGGCGTTCGGTGGCGCTGGAATGCCAGGAAATGCACGAACTCGGTCGCCCCGTTCTGGTGGGCACGACCAGCGTGGAAAAGTCCGAGCTGCTGTCGCGGTTATTGACCGAACTGAAGATTCCCCACAACCTGCTCAACGCTAAGCCAGAGAACGTGGAACGCGAATCGGAGATCGTGGCGCAAGCCGGACGGAAGGGGGCAGTGACGATCGCCACGAATATGGCAGGTCGGGGTACGGATATTATCCTGGGTGGTAATGCTGACTATATGGCACGCCTGAAGGTGCGGGAATTCTTTATGCCGCAAATCGTGCGACCGGATGACGATGAGGACATGGGGGCAGGACAACTGCTATTCCCCAATCGTCCCACTGCCGGTCAGGGGTTTGACCCTAACGGGGCGGGCGGCAAGAAGCGCAAGACATGGAAAGCCTCCGATAGCCTTTTCCCCTGTCAAATTTCCAATGATGCCAAGGCATTGCTCAAAGAGGCGGTTGACTATGCCGTCAAGACCTTAGGCGCGCAGAGCCTCACCGAACTGGAAGCCGATGATATGCTGGCAGTTGCAGTGGAAAAAGCACCCACCGACGATGTGGTAATTCAAAAGCTCCGTGCGGCAGCTACGCAAATCAAGCACGAGTATGAAAGCCTCACCAGCAAAGAACACGAAGAAGTTGTCTCCCTGGGTGGATTGCATGTCATCGGCACCGAGCGTCACGAGTCCCGCCGCATCGATAACCAGTTGCGCGGTCGCTGCGGTCGTCAGGGCGACCCCGGTTCCACCCGTTTCTTCCTCAGTCTGGAGGACAACCTGATGCGCATTTTCGCTGGCGATCGCGTTGCCGCCCTAATGGATGCCTTTAAGGTGGAAGAGGATATGCCCATTAGCTCCGGCTTGTTAACCAGAAGCCTGGAGGGGGCGCAGAAAAAAGTAGAAACCTATTACTACGACATCCGCAAGCAGGTATTTGAATACGATGAGGTGATGAACAATCAGCGGCGCGCCATCTATGCCGAGCGGTTTAGGGTGCTGGAGGGGCAGGATCTGCGTGATCGCGTGATCGAATACGCGGAGCGCACGATGGACGATATCGTCAATGCCTACGTCAATCCAGATTTGCCACCGGAAGAGTGGGATTTGACCAGCATGGTGAATAAGGTAAAAGAGTTCGTAAATCTTCTTCAGGATTTAGAGCCAGCACACCTGGACGACATGTTTATGCCAGAGATGCAGGCATTCCTGCGCGAAGAAGTGCGCCGTGCCTACGAAATCAAGGAAGCTCAAGTCGATAGCCTCTCACCTGGATTGATGCGTCAGGCCGAGCGCTTTTTCATCCTCCAACAAATAGATACTCTCTGGCGCGAACACCTGCAAGCCATGGAGAGCTTGCGCGAATCGGTAGGCTTGCGCGGCTACGGCCAGAAAGATCCGTTGATCGAATACAAGAGCGAAGGCTACGAGTTATTCCTGGGCATGATGACCGATATTCGTCGCAATGTCGTCTATTCTCTGTTCGAGTTCAATCCGCAACCACAACCGCAAACTACGCAGATAGAAGCTGAGTTTGTTTAG
- a CDS encoding Uma2 family endonuclease, producing MAIAQTVPPGSILDRAKFFLTLDEYRSLEETSEERHEYRNGEIFAMSGGSEAHSAIASNLLIYLGFLLRETDFRLYNSDLRIWIPEFQCGTYADLTICNGKPEFNGDRTDEILNPILIAEVLSPSTEAYDRGKKFRKYRSLPSFCEYLLISQTEPYVEQYYNRDRDKDRHWQLQIYEHLEQSISLHSLNIEISTTEIYRRISFQE from the coding sequence GTGGCTATTGCTCAGACTGTTCCACCTGGTTCGATCCTGGATCGGGCAAAATTTTTCCTTACTTTAGATGAGTATCGATCGCTTGAGGAAACCTCTGAGGAGCGACACGAGTACCGTAATGGGGAGATATTTGCAATGTCTGGAGGTTCGGAAGCGCATAGCGCGATCGCTAGCAATCTATTAATTTATCTGGGGTTCCTGTTGAGGGAAACGGATTTTCGTTTGTATAACAGCGATCTGCGGATCTGGATTCCTGAATTTCAGTGCGGGACGTATGCGGATTTGACGATCTGTAATGGGAAACCAGAATTTAACGGCGATCGCACCGACGAAATTCTCAATCCTATATTGATTGCTGAAGTTCTCTCCCCGTCTACAGAAGCCTACGATCGCGGTAAAAAATTTAGGAAATACCGTTCGTTACCTAGCTTTTGTGAATACCTGCTCATTAGTCAAACTGAACCCTACGTCGAGCAATATTACAATCGCGATCGCGATAAAGATCGGCATTGGCAGTTACAAATCTACGAACACCTGGAGCAGTCAATCTCTTTACACAGCCTCAACATAGAAATTTCCACAACTGAAATTTACCGTCGTATTAGTTTTCAGGAATAA
- a CDS encoding element excision factor XisI family protein: protein MDKGVPASDIVLGFHSPFKRQFSGCAIA from the coding sequence ATGGATAAAGGAGTTCCTGCATCAGATATTGTCTTAGGTTTTCATTCTCCGTTCAAACGTCAATTTAGTGGATGTGCGATCGCATAA
- a CDS encoding tetratricopeptide repeat protein: protein MPETGSDDRQTYKQVCLQATAYFSSGRLAEATTACRLAIDIDPNSPEAYAIQGDICQAQQQFDEAIAAYSQALQFQPNDDLVAKVSSNLGDALYNVNRRLEALSQYEKAIVLQPDAVRANWMLGCIAEEQGWIEIALQYYRKAMTLDPAFFTPQSHVSVGKLLQERNFYTEAANFFNTALRLQPDYADAYHAMGNLLLAQGDVEAASQLYDRAEMVEIDLITAKQYNDLGVACINQNKLDLAIAHFQKAIQIKPDYADAHCNLGNTFLQQHNLRDAIICYQEALNIDPNFEEVYYNLGTSLAELNRLDEAIAFLHAAITVNPNFADAHYNLASALVKMNERDLALMAYQRAIDLRPDLVQTHSNLGFDL from the coding sequence GTGCCTGAAACGGGAAGTGACGATCGCCAAACATATAAGCAAGTCTGCTTGCAGGCAACGGCGTATTTTTCTAGCGGTCGGTTAGCGGAAGCAACGACTGCCTGTCGCCTCGCAATCGATATCGATCCCAATTCACCGGAGGCATATGCGATTCAGGGTGATATTTGCCAAGCTCAGCAGCAGTTTGACGAGGCGATCGCGGCATACTCGCAAGCATTACAATTCCAGCCGAATGACGATTTAGTTGCTAAAGTTTCTAGCAATCTAGGCGATGCTCTCTATAACGTTAATCGTCGCTTAGAAGCTCTGTCTCAATATGAGAAAGCGATCGTCCTGCAACCCGATGCGGTGAGAGCTAATTGGATGTTGGGATGTATTGCCGAGGAGCAAGGCTGGATCGAGATTGCACTCCAGTATTACCGCAAGGCAATGACGCTCGATCCGGCATTTTTTACACCGCAGTCCCACGTCAGCGTGGGGAAGCTTCTGCAAGAGCGAAATTTCTATACTGAGGCAGCTAATTTCTTTAACACCGCATTGCGGCTGCAACCGGACTATGCCGACGCTTACCATGCTATGGGCAATTTGCTGTTAGCGCAGGGTGATGTGGAAGCAGCATCTCAACTCTACGATCGAGCGGAGATGGTGGAAATTGACCTGATTACAGCGAAGCAATATAACGATTTGGGCGTGGCTTGCATTAATCAAAATAAACTCGATCTGGCGATCGCGCATTTTCAAAAAGCGATTCAAATTAAACCCGACTACGCCGATGCCCACTGCAATCTCGGTAACACTTTCCTACAGCAGCACAACCTGCGCGATGCAATTATCTGCTACCAAGAAGCCCTCAACATCGATCCCAATTTCGAGGAGGTTTACTATAACCTGGGCACCAGTCTGGCGGAACTGAATCGATTGGATGAGGCGATCGCGTTTCTCCATGCTGCGATTACCGTCAATCCCAACTTTGCCGATGCCCATTACAACCTTGCCAGCGCCCTGGTTAAAATGAATGAGAGGGATTTAGCACTGATGGCTTATCAGCGTGCGATCGACCTACGCCCTGACTTAGTTCAAACCCATTCCAATTTAGGTTTCGATTTATGA
- a CDS encoding ISKra4 family transposase (programmed frameshift) produces MTPEQEKEMQAHVQAIAAILYQNTPSEQLTSLEGIEIAVRQQILEHVSPEIGSFFIRTVTGTEAGRRRRVQSSIGQLHLTQKQAQKLKVAPYSQVSPYVERCSLILSANVSYEQAAKDLAMLMGVQISRSTQQRLVHRHEFSPLEVEESVEELSVDGGRIRLRTPLGQPSEWKDYKAVNLHGQAIFATFQDNIALTDWVNRQPLADMVTCIGDGHDGIWNIIAQISIPDSRYEILDWFHLVENLHKIEATAQLLTGVEAFLWRGNVTAAIAELNHLASPQSINFIAYLHKHRHRIPDYWYFQTEQICSIGSGAVESAVKQIARRIKISGAQWNRDNVPQVLKHRSAYLNGSLNLALQN; encoded by the exons ATGACTCCAGAGCAGGAAAAAGAAATGCAAGCGCACGTTCAAGCTATTGCCGCCATCCTTTATCAGAATACACCATCGGAACAACTAACCAGCTTGGAAGGGATCGAAATCGCTGTGCGGCAGCAAATCCTCGAACATGTCAGCCCAGAAATAGGGAGTTT TTTTATCCGCACAGTTACGGGCACAGAAGCAGGACGCCGCAGGCGAGTGCAAAGCAGCATCGGACAGCTCCACCTCACGCAAAAGCAAGCGCAGAAGCTCAAAGTAGCCCCCTATAGCCAGGTGAGCCCGTATGTGGAAAGATGTAGCCTGATCTTGAGTGCGAATGTATCCTACGAACAAGCCGCCAAAGACTTAGCCATGTTGATGGGAGTGCAAATATCGCGCAGTACACAACAGCGCCTGGTGCATCGCCATGAATTTAGCCCCCTAGAGGTAGAAGAGTCGGTCGAGGAATTAAGTGTCGATGGAGGCAGAATCAGACTGCGCACGCCACTTGGACAGCCAAGTGAGTGGAAGGACTATAAAGCTGTGAACTTGCATGGACAAGCCATATTTGCCACATTTCAAGATAACATTGCCTTAACAGACTGGGTAAATCGACAGCCTTTAGCAGATATGGTTACCTGTATTGGGGATGGACATGATGGGATTTGGAATATTATTGCCCAGATCTCTATACCTGATAGTCGCTATGAAATCTTGGACTGGTTCCATTTGGTGGAAAACCTGCATAAAATTGAGGCTACAGCTCAACTTTTGACTGGGGTCGAAGCTTTTTTGTGGCGGGGTAATGTGACTGCAGCTATTGCTGAGCTCAATCACTTAGCTAGTCCTCAGAGCATCAATTTTATTGCTTATCTGCACAAGCATCGCCATCGTATTCCTGATTATTGGTATTTCCAAACCGAGCAGATTTGCTCTATTGGTTCTGGCGCAGTGGAATCTGCTGTTAAGCAAATCGCTAGACGCATCAAAATCTCTGGCGCTCAATGGAACCGTGATAATGTGCCACAAGTCCTCAAACACCGTTCTGCTTACCTTAATGGCTCTCTTAACCTTGCCTTGCAAAACTGA